One Bacillota bacterium genomic window, GTGGTTGCTTCCAGCGGGCTGATGGGTAAGTTTTTATCTTTTATCATTTCAACTAATAAAGTAACAGTGGCGCCAACACTATCCACCATTTCGAATGATCCTTTTAAGTCTCCCGGGGCCCACGGGTGGTGATCATAAATATGTATTTCTATATCCTGATCTACTATGTTACCTAATTTACCCAGACGTCGCGGGGCCCTGGTGTCAACCACAATTAATTTTTCAATTTGATTAATATCTAGGTTTTTAAGATTTTGGATGGCCAGCGTATCTTTGTGGAGTGCCAGAAATTCTTCCACATTTCGGGACAGCTTGCCAGGAAGTACCAGGATTGCCTCAGGATAGAGCTTTTGAGCGGCCACTGCTGCGCCCAGTCCGTCTAAGTCTGTGTTGGTATGGGTCGTTATGACTTGCATCTAAACGCCTCCGGAAAAATTATGTTGTGCCAAATATAGGTATTATATCACACGCATAAATAGAATTGAAGCACCTCAACTAGTACTTTACAATATTAAAGTCGCAGCCCTTGGGCTGCGACTAGGTTAACAGTTTCATTTAATGTAATTAAATTTTAGGCAAAGAATTCCGTGCTTCTTCTAAAATATCATCCGACAGTTCCAAATCCTCTAAGCCACCGGCTAAGTACGCGTCATAAGACGGTAAATCCATATGACCATGCCCGCTGAGATTAAACAGGATATTTCTGCTTTCTCCCGCTTCCTTAGCCGCTATAGCTTCTTGGACCGCACCACATATAGCATGGGCGGACTCAGGAGCGGGCACTATACCTTCTGACCGCGCAAACATAATAGCGGATTTAAAAATGGCATTTTGCCCCAGGCCCCTTGCTTCGATAATTTGGTCTTTGTACAGCTGGCTCACCAGCGGGGAGTCACCATGGTATCTAAGCCCGCCGGAATGAATTCCCGGCGGCATAAATCCTGCACCCAGTGTATACATGGACAAAAGGGGTGTAAGACCCGCTGTATCGCCGTAATCATAACCGAATGCTCCCTTGGTTAGGGTAGGACATGCGCTGGGCTCGGTGGCAACCAGTCTTACTTTAGACCCGTGGACTAATTTATCGTGCACAAAGGGGAAAGCCATTCCACCGAAATTACTGCCACCGCCACAGCAGGCAATAACCACATCCGGGTAGTGACCGGCCTTAGCCATCTGTAATTTAGCCTCTTGACCTATAATGGTCTGGTGCAGCAGCACATGATTTAGAACGCTGCCCAAGGCGTAATTAGTGTCCTCGCGCCCTGCGGCTACTTCAACGGCCTCACTAATGGCAATACCGAGACTACCGGGGGAATCAGGGTAACGTTCTAAGGCATCTCTACCGGCAGCGGTTTCCTCGCTGGGGCTTGAGACTACGTTGGACCCAAACACTTTCATCATGGAGCGGCGGTAAGGCTTTTGTTCGTAACTAACCTTAACCATGTATACTTTACAATCCATGTCAAAAAAGTTGCATGCCTGACTAAGGGCAACTCCCCACTGTCCGGCACCGGTTTCAGTGGTTAACCTGTTAATTCCGCCTTCTCTGTTAAAGTATGCCTGGGGTACAGCTGTATTAAGTTTGTGACTGCCGGCGGGACTAACCCCTTCATACTTAAAATATATACGGGCCGGGGTGTCCAAAGCTTTTTCCAAACGGCGGGCACGAAATAGCGGAGCCGGTCTCCAGAGACGATAAATCTCCTGAATTTCCTCTGGAATTTCAATCCAGCGCTCCTGAGTAACTTCTTGCTTTATTAACTCCGGTGGAAATATGGCCGAAAGATCTTCCGGTCCCACCGGCTCTTTTGTGGCTGGATTGAGCGGCGGTTTAGGAATGTTGGGCATGTCCGCCTGAATATTGTACCAACTGGTTGGAATTTCATGATCTGTGAGTAAAATCTTTGTTTCACTCATCTCATCAATCTCCTCTCTTCTCTTGTTTTTAGAATAAAATCCATCATGAGGGAATTTTAGCGTACTTGAGGAGATTTTGCAACAGAAAATTTATTAGCTTATCTTTTCTGATTGTGCTATACTATTACTCCATTTTCCGCATCGGTCTCCCCACCTGGCAATAACTTTTTTAGATTTATATATTTCCACAACTTCGCACATGTTGGGACAGCCGGTACATTCAAATCCACCCGCGTGATACTTAGCATTAGCTACGGAAAATCCTTTAAAATTGCTGATGCCC contains:
- a CDS encoding TrpB-like pyridoxal phosphate-dependent enzyme, which codes for MSETKILLTDHEIPTSWYNIQADMPNIPKPPLNPATKEPVGPEDLSAIFPPELIKQEVTQERWIEIPEEIQEIYRLWRPAPLFRARRLEKALDTPARIYFKYEGVSPAGSHKLNTAVPQAYFNREGGINRLTTETGAGQWGVALSQACNFFDMDCKVYMVKVSYEQKPYRRSMMKVFGSNVVSSPSEETAAGRDALERYPDSPGSLGIAISEAVEVAAGREDTNYALGSVLNHVLLHQTIIGQEAKLQMAKAGHYPDVVIACCGGGSNFGGMAFPFVHDKLVHGSKVRLVATEPSACPTLTKGAFGYDYGDTAGLTPLLSMYTLGAGFMPPGIHSGGLRYHGDSPLVSQLYKDQIIEARGLGQNAIFKSAIMFARSEGIVPAPESAHAICGAVQEAIAAKEAGESRNILFNLSGHGHMDLPSYDAYLAGGLEDLELSDDILEEARNSLPKI